TTTGCAGTGTATCCCGATAGCTGCTGTATGCAGTCGGCCTCACGTATCAGATCTCCATTAGAAGCGTGGGAACGCGCCTTCCCAACCAATGCTGAGGCTTTGCTTAAATGCACACTATATTTTTCACTATGGGCAACGGAGAGACCGGACAGGTGGCCCAGTAAAAACAAATTGCTAAGTTTGTTTTCCCTTATACCTAACATCTCTATTTTCCCTAAATCTGGCTTTAAGGCCATTGTCACCTGTAATGTAATTATACTTGCTCACATTGAAAAGCCCAATGAAGTAGACTTCAGCGGCAAGGCCGAATAAGCCTCCTATAAGTTTCCTAAGACCTTCCACATTATGTCGCCCCATGGGAAAGTGTCTTCTTTTCATTCCCCTTAATTCGCTCGACGTTCCTGTTTGTCTACGTTACACTGACCAGACCATTCCCTACATTCACACTACAAGCAGCCCCTATTAGTCCTTCCGTTCTGCTTGCTCATTTCAACTCATGAAGTGCTAAATTAACTTGCTGTTATGGGGCTCTGTGTAACTGATATGAAGGGAATCTACTTAACCCTCCTGGTCATTAAACTCACTGGCTTTTGCCCTACACTTGAGTATGAAAACTAATTGATAAACTAATATGACTAGTACAGtagcctagtacaggtatgggacctgttatccagaatactcgggatctggagttttctgcataatttggatctccacatcttaagtctactaaaaaccacttaaacattaaagaaacccaataggattgttttgcctttaataaggattaattatatcctagttgggatcaagtacaaggtatagttatgggatccgttatatggaaatccattatccagaaagctctgaattacggaaagcccgtctcccattgactccattataatcaaataattcaaaacttttaaattgatttataattaccccttattgggggcagaacagccctattgggtttatttaatggttaaatgattcccttttctctgtaataataaaacagtacctgtacttgatcccaactaagatataattaccccttattggggcagaacagtcctattgggtttatttaatggttaaatgattcccttttctctgtaataataaaacagtacctgtacttgatcccaactaagatataattaatccttattgggggcagaacaagcctattgggtttattaaagttGGGTTTAAGTTTTACTGATTTTTAAGTacacttatggagatccaaaatacggaaagacaccttatccggaatacccttggtcctgagcattctggataatgggtcctatacctgtactgttttattattacagagaaaaaggaaatcataaataaataattagaattatttatttaaaatgaagtctatgggaaatagctttcctgtaatttggaactttctggataacgggtttccagataacggattccatacctgaatAACTAGAGGTGCCAGTCCTCCTTCTCTATGGTCTATAGCACTgtacaaatgtttatttttggaaAGGTTGGTGTTTCAGGACTACGTTACACCATGGTGCTCGGCAGAATATATTCCATATGACCCAATGTGACTGTACCGGGCACATTCAGTCatttcttaaacctgactgtaaaaacggataagggatctttcagtaatttagatcttcgtaccttaagtcgaattaaaaataatttaaacattaattaaacccaataggattggtttgcctccataAAGGattcagtatatcttagttgggatcaagtacaggtactgttttattattacagagaaaagggaatcatttaaccattaaataaacccaatagggctgttctgcccccaataaggggtaattatatcttagttgggatcaagtacaggtactgttttattattacagagaaaagggaatcatttaaccattaaataaacccaatagggctgttctgcccccaataaggggtaattatatcttagttgggatcaagtacaggtactgttttattattacagagaaaagggaatcatttaaccattaaataaacccaatagggctgttctgcccccaataaggggtaattatatcttagttgggatcaagtacaggtactgtttcattattacagagaaaagggaatcatttaaccattaaataaacccaatagggctgttctgtctcCATAAAGGATTCagtataccttagttgggatcaactacaggtactgtttgactatatatatatttgcttataatgtagtctatgggagatagccttcctataattcagggctttctggataacaggtttccacttaatagattccatacctgtgcgAATAATTCCAGCATAAACAGTGAGTATCCTAGTTTTCCTTTCCCAAGGGCAAATTCATACATTTCCATCTTGAAACATAACAACATCAAGACTATAATAAAGCATAATaacaaatgtaatgtttaattacatttaatacaTAGGGCATAAAGGTGACCCAGTATAAGATACATTAGGCCACAGCACACAAGCTATTATAAAGATATAGAAAATTCTTTGTAAATTCTATAGTTCCTTAGAAAGGCGGCAACGCATTGCATGTTACTCTGTATGGTGTGACAGTGTAGATAtagaaaccattatccagaaaccctttatgcagaaagctctgaattacgggaaggcatagaattcattttgatcaaataattcacatttttaaaaatgactcccttttctctgtaataataaagcataaccttgtatttgatcccaaccaagatataattaccccttattgaaagcaaaagcatcctattgggtttataaatgCTTATTGGGTCTtaatgttatttaatgtttaaacatatGTTCCCTACTTGTGTCGGTTGAGTCCATGTGAGACGCAGGtaagagcagccctgtaacagtGACCCCTACAGTGAACATCGGAGTAAATCTcaagtttctgttttttttctccccaaacCAATTGGGTGAATATAATGAGGTTGGGAGGGAAGGGCTAGCAATGTAGTCAAAGAgcaaactgctgaaaaaagaaCATTAACATGGATAAATGGATTTGCCAGCCCTATAAATACCTGCACACACCCTGCGTGCTCCATGCGTGCCCTCAATGCATACATGTATGCCAAAAGCAAATTCTTGGTGTCACTTAAAGGTCTGCAAGGAAAGAAAACAATAATCCTCATCCTTTTGCCTTTATTTCTTTCGTTTTGAGTTGCGGTAATGAGTTTCCAAGCTTTTGTCACAGCTGATTCTTTTGTTCCTCTAAATTCGGATTCTTCAGCTGCTTTTCCCCTCAGGATGCACCACAGCGCTGCTGAATACCTTCCCGTCACCAACCACACCGCCAACGTGGTCTCCACAGGTAATTTTCAGCTCTTGTCTCTTGTTTAGAAATTGCTTAAACCTCTGAGCCCCTTGGTGCATTGATTTGGGCTAAAAAGTGTGAATTGCAACTTCTTTAGAAGTAGCTTTTTGCAGGAAtttgtatatcagtgatccccaaccagtggctcaggggcaacatgttgctccccaaccccttggatgttgctctcagtgcccctaaaccaggtagttatttttgaattcctgacttgggggcaagttttggttgaataaaaacaagatttcctaccaaataaagccccctgtaagctgatagtgtgcatcgaggctgcctaatagccaatcacagcccttatttggcacttccatgaacttttatggtgcttgtgttgctctccaagtctttttacatttgactgtggctcacgaataagaaaggttggggacccctgttgtatcTATACAGCTGTGCCAAACTAATATTACTGAGTGCTATTACATAGTCCAGTACTACACCTGTGCTTCTTCAGTAGGGTTCACTATTATCCAGGCTTTGATGCAGGGTGATTAGCTTGGGGcatcatggggctcatttacaaacacattaTCCCCTAATAGATATCACAGTTAGGTGGATACCAGTGATAATGTACAAGGGACACAAAAGAACCCTGCACTTTGCCAGTGATAAAAAAAACTGGCATTTTCTTGAACAAAAATGGGACCAGTGGTTACCCTAAACTTCATAATAAATCTTAGGAATGGTTGGTAATGGAAATTGGTTCATTACTCAGgggacaaagacaagaggtcttctgcactcacccattatctacATTTATAGGGTACCTaatcaacaatctgattttttttgtagcttaatgcacataatgtcttaatttcctatatatattgataatgggttagtgcagaggatctcttgttgttgtctatatgaattttgtgggcACCAGCCCCATgccacccccgcctaatggtttaaaatttagtggttgagcaaaACTTCCCCTCTTTTTGCTATAGTCATTACTTATGGGATGTatatatacagcatttctaattccACACTATAGCAGGAATATAATCAATGCCACTAGTTTATCAAACACTTGCAATGCTCATCTATAAGGCACAGTGACTATATCATCCAAATTCTTTTTTGATTTGTAATAATAAGTATAATATAGTTTTGCACTAGTTTAAAGGATTGCAGGGCTTCTGGTAAGTCAGAAGATCCACAAACAGCAAAAAGACTTCTGGGTGCCCAGGTCATAGTGACAACAGCACTGtaccaatacattatattttgtacattATATGGTGAACGTGTATATGAAGCACTGATTTTTAGTACatgtatggcagtgatccccaatcagtggctcaggggcaacatgttgctccccaaccccttggatgttgctctcagtgcccccagggagttatttttgaattcctgacttgggggcaagttttggttgaataaaaacaagatttcctaccaaataaagcccctgtaagctgatagtgtgcatagaggcccctaatagccaatcacagcccttatttggctcctccattaacttttatggtgcttgtgttgctccccaagtctttttacatttgactgtggctcacgagtaagaaaggttgtatgggatttcttatctggaaacccaatatctagAATCTCTGcatctcccattataagcaaataatctaaTATTTattactgatttcctttttctctgtaataataaaaagggtATCTTGTAgttgatggtaattaagctgcatgagTCCAtcttggcagcaaaacaatcctatttggtttatttaatatttgcacAAAATTCAATAGCCTTAAGGCATTATGATCCAGATTACAGATaagtcccaagcactctggataaaagatcccatagctgtattactGCATATCTGTGGATTATGGGGCAGCTACTTCTAAATTGTTGGCTAATGTTTTTCAGCGGCTATTTTTGGGATGCCATGACTTAGAAATATGTATAAGAATGGCAATATTTGGATATCAAGGATCGCTCAATATATGTAGAACCAAGACACATACATTGCATATGAAACATATGATTGTTTTACATAAAACGTTTATTATTAAAAGCCCCCCCAGTCCAAATATTTTTGACCTTATTGGCTCAAATGATTACCAAGACCCAACAGAAAGAAACCTGGGGTTCAGACAACTGTGCTGGAGCAAAATTGCTTAGTTCCCAGCATTAAACACAGCCCATAAATGCCAGGGAGCAATGGATATGCAGAGTGGCTTCTCATTAAAGTATTTGCCTGCCCTCAACTAAAGCTGTTGTGGTCTGCAATGGTCAAATATCTTAAAAATGAGATAAAAATTATGAGAAGAATGCCTACGAGAGTACATTTAATTTCTGACTGACATTTACACATAATACTGTTTATgtaagaagttaaaaaaatatgaaaggaaTCTCATTGAATGGATCTTGAATCCCCATAAATTTTCTTACCAGTCCCGTCTGTTTTGTCTTTGGTCCAAATCCCTAAATGTTCTCATGTATACGTCTCGGTGCCTGACGTGGATAATACACCAGCTGGGCTACACTACCCTAATCCATCGTGTCACTATGGAAACCAACACCAATCTACGTATGGGGTGATGGCAGGTAAGGAAATGCAGGACTTGTTAGTATTCCAGTTACTAAACTTGCACTGATGTTGGGAAGTGGGTCTAGTAAGTTGCAtgatgatttttattgtgtactttttctaaataacatagcaaataattcactctgccatttaaatgttattcttgaaccaacaaatgtatttttagctgtaatattggtgtgtaggcgccatctcagtgcattgtgcctgagtctgagctttcagaaggagccagcgctacacattagaactgctttcagctaacctattgtttctcctactcccatgtaactggaggagtcccaagccggacttgaattttttttctattgagtgctattcctattgttctgctgattggctgctggggtttgGGGGGAGGGAGAGGGTAGATaatactccaacttgcagctcagcagtaaagtgtttatcagaacacagcatggctgtggcaccctgggaaataaagaatctGTTTGCACGTTTAAGtagtggatttcaatgcaggattctgctggagaacctCTATTaaccaatgtgtttaaaaaaataaaacctgttttcccatgacagtattcctgtaaGACTTTGTGTAGTGCTATGTGCACATTTAACTAATACCAGTCATATGGCAGCAGGTGAATACAGCCTTATCATTGCATGTGAAGGCCTCTAAAAATCCAGATTTGtttagttaaagggaaactatacccctaaacattgcaggtctctataaaactagATCACATATAGCAGCCCATATGTTTCCaacctttttataaaaaatatatttatcagtactatgtgccattggataaccCCTTAAGCCTGTCCCTCTGGTTGGTAGGAGGCACTGTGCATACAAACCAAccaaagacacacatacatgcttggTTACATCGAGAAGAAGAAAAATTGCCAGTGCACAGTTTGCCTTTAGAAATGATTTATTCAAACAAAATGAGGGGTTAATGGTGTTATTTGGCTACAGTGTGTACATGGAACAAAGAAAGAAATctccagcgctcggtctaacccacccAAGTAAATTGTACCCAAATGTTGCTTTTAGCtgccattcagcctttagaactagGAACTACAggtgtatattaatgagctggggcttataAGCTCCCTGTTTCTCACTGGAGCTTCTGAGTTAAGGGCAagtgcaacagggtcttactactcagtcacattgtttgctgggggacttgattttaaatgcactacagacttagagtatatgtaataaaggcactaagtttgcctaggagcagcaaccatagcaaccaatcaacaggtaaaattcactggtcacctgtttaaaagaaaatatcttattggttgctatgggttactgccactgggcaaacttattgccttttactACATGTGGGGGTTAGAATGCTACTAGGTAGTGTAGCACTCACAtgtaatgaggggccttgacgtggctcataaacttacatattttggccaaagcgTGGTACTAACATCtcatttgttgtaaaaaaaaaataatttcttaattTCTAAACCGTGGCCTTTAGAAATAAAGGCAatgttttctcctttttttaaaaaaaataatgttttgttgtatttctagcagctggtcaacttcaGAATGTGGGTTAGGCCGAGTGCTGGCACAAGGGTACTTTAGCAGCTGGCATCGCCACAGCCTGGTAGATCGAACACTGGTCATTTCTTTCTGTACATTATCCAATGAATGGACTATAGTCAACTCAATAGTCAACTCTAACCTTGAGTAAGCCAAGGACATATTTCTGCTTAGGGCCAGACATACAGATGTAGCTCCTAGCCATCTATTTATAAATGGGCCCAATGAATTCTATACTTGACGTCCATGCTTCTTATTAGTACAAGAAAAGCAGCAGAAGAATGGTTATAGGTTGGAAAACAGAAATGTTATTTTCTATAGAATCCAGATGGAAAGGGGTGTTCTGACCCCCAATACTCTCCACCAGAAGGGGAGCAGTGTCAGAACACCCCTTGTTACATTAGCCTTAAGAAAGCctgattctgaattatttgttttaggaaTTAAGCCAACTGCACCAGAAATGCTTTCTGCAAGTATCTCCCAGACCAGGATTTTGCAGACATGCAGCATGCCTCTGTCCAACGTGGTGAATGGAGTGGGTACTTTGCAAGGCAAGTGGAAAGTCCATGGATACACCTTGgcatttagtatttatttttatttatagttatttgtaagtTAATGAGTTCCTtaagtaaaaaaatgcaaaagttaaaatgcaaaatgctCTAGACTCAGCCTCCTCCTCCATCTAGCTATGAGCCGTCTTTACATTTTGTGAACCTGGAACATGGATGCAGATACACCAGTTATTGGTCTGTGATTAATAGCTATAGGGAAGAACGCCCAACATCAAGTCCAGGATGAAAAACCAGCAGCTTTATCGAAATATCAGTGATAGCAACATTGGCAGCACAAActcaaagatataattaccccttattggaggcagaacagccctattgggtttaattaatggttaaatgattcccttttctctgtaataataaaacagtacctgtacttgatcccaactaagatataattaccccttattgggggcagaacagccctattgggtttatttaatggttaaatgattcccttttctctgtaataataaaacagtacctgtacttgatcccaactaagatataattaccccttattgggggcagaacagtcctattgggtttatttaatggttaaatgattcccttttctctgtaataataaaacagtacctgtacttgatcccaactaagatataattaccccttattgggggcagaacagccctattgggtttatttaatggttaaatgattcccttttctctgtaataataaaacagtacctgtacttgatcccaactaagatataattacccgttattgggggcagaacagccctattgggtttatttaatggttaaatgattcccttttctctgtaataataaaacagtaccttgtacataatcctaactaactaaggtataattaatccttattggaggaaaaacaatcctgttcagtttattcaataattaaatgatttttagcaggcttaagttatggggatgcaaattacagaaagatcccttattcggaagaACTCacgtcccgagtattctggataacaggtcccatacctgtataatatttgaAGTCTTACCTATATTAGTTGCTTAGCATGTATTTTAGTGCTAAACTGCAATAAACTGTTAAACAATAACCCAAAAGCTCTATCTCCTTCCTCGTTAGGTGTCCATGCTGGCAGCCTACCCCCTTGCCTGATGAGTGCCAGCTCTTGCACCATTGGTCACGGCTTTACACCGGTTCACCAATCCTTGCTGGGAGAAGATATCACAACTACAGACTTCAAACAGGAATTCCGGCGGAAGAATAAGCCCATCGACGAA
This sequence is a window from Xenopus tropicalis strain Nigerian chromosome 2, UCB_Xtro_10.0, whole genome shotgun sequence. Protein-coding genes within it:
- the pou1f1 gene encoding pituitary-specific positive transcription factor 1 isoform X2; this translates as MSFQAFVTADSFVPLNSDSSAAFPLRMHHSAAEYLPVTNHTANVVSTAGLHYPNPSCHYGNQHQSTYGVMAGIKPTAPEMLSASISQTRILQTCSMPLSNVVNGVGTLQGKWKVHGYTLAFSVHAGSLPPCLMSASSCTIGHGFTPVHQSLLGEDITTTDFKQEFRRKNKPIDEPIDMDSPEIRELEKFANEFKVRRIKLGYTQTNVGEALAAVHGSEFSQTTICRFENLQLSFKNACKLKSILSKWLDEAEQVGALYNEKIGGNERKRKRRTTISIAAKEALESHFGEQSKPSSQEIMRMAEGLNLEKEVVRVWFCNRRQREKRVKTSLHQNSFSSFSKDHHDCR
- the pou1f1 gene encoding pituitary-specific positive transcription factor 1 isoform X1, with protein sequence MSFQAFVTADSFVPLNSDSSAAFPLRMHHSAAEYLPVTNHTANVVSTVPSVLSLVQIPKCSHVYVSVPDVDNTPAGLHYPNPSCHYGNQHQSTYGVMAGIKPTAPEMLSASISQTRILQTCSMPLSNVVNGVGTLQGKWKVHGYTLAFSVHAGSLPPCLMSASSCTIGHGFTPVHQSLLGEDITTTDFKQEFRRKNKPIDEPIDMDSPEIRELEKFANEFKVRRIKLGYTQTNVGEALAAVHGSEFSQTTICRFENLQLSFKNACKLKSILSKWLDEAEQVGALYNEKIGGNERKRKRRTTISIAAKEALESHFGEQSKPSSQEIMRMAEGLNLEKEVVRVWFCNRRQREKRVKTSLHQNSFSSFSKDHHDCR